From Pseudomonas fluorescens, one genomic window encodes:
- a CDS encoding WD40/YVTN/BNR-like repeat-containing protein, translated as MSLRHLELLAGVGLCLLATSLRAEPPKLDYQISANHVFLLNIADSGEHLVAVGERGVVMIADERSREWRSVRSDTTRTLSGVAFASADIGVAVGHGGTLIRTEDGGSHWTSVETEANGDSLLGVAALGEGRMAAWGAFGLYLLSKDNGASWERLPVLDNDFDRHISQVTVLAGGDCLMVGESGTLARSRDHGETWQALQSPYAGSLFGALQLHNGDLLVYGMRGNLWLSSDDGQTWTKRDTATTFAFNGAVQLKSGRVLVFGNSGLLLASDDQGRSFKPQPSTHTSLAKALQLADGQLLTVGDRGVTPLGANVTERQE; from the coding sequence ATGTCCTTACGCCACCTGGAACTGCTGGCGGGCGTCGGCCTGTGCCTGCTCGCCACTTCACTGCGCGCCGAACCGCCCAAACTCGACTATCAGATCAGTGCCAATCACGTGTTCCTGCTCAACATCGCCGACAGCGGCGAGCATCTGGTCGCCGTCGGCGAGCGCGGGGTGGTGATGATTGCCGATGAGCGCTCGCGGGAGTGGCGCTCGGTGCGCTCGGACACCACGCGAACCCTTTCCGGCGTGGCGTTTGCCAGTGCCGATATCGGCGTCGCCGTCGGCCACGGCGGCACACTGATCCGCACTGAAGATGGCGGCAGCCACTGGACGTCAGTCGAGACCGAGGCCAACGGTGACTCCTTGCTCGGCGTCGCGGCGCTGGGGGAAGGGCGCATGGCCGCCTGGGGCGCGTTCGGCCTGTACCTGCTGTCGAAGGACAACGGCGCCAGCTGGGAGCGCCTACCGGTGCTGGATAACGATTTCGACCGGCACATTTCCCAGGTCACGGTACTGGCGGGCGGCGATTGCCTGATGGTCGGCGAGAGCGGCACGCTGGCTCGCTCCCGGGACCACGGCGAAACCTGGCAGGCCCTGCAAAGCCCTTACGCCGGCAGCCTGTTCGGCGCCCTGCAACTGCACAACGGCGACCTGCTGGTCTACGGCATGCGCGGCAACCTGTGGCTGTCCAGCGATGACGGCCAGACCTGGACCAAACGCGACACCGCCACCACTTTCGCCTTCAACGGCGCGGTGCAGCTCAAATCCGGACGTGTCCTGGTCTTCGGCAACAGCGGCCTGCTGTTGGCCAGCGACGACCAGGGACGCAGCTTCAAGCCCCAGCCATCCACCCACACTAGCCTGGCCAAGGCGCTGCAACTGGCCGACGGCCAACTGCTCACGGTCGGCGACCGGGGTGTCACGCCGCTCGGCGCGAACGTGACCGAGCGTCAGGAGTAA
- a CDS encoding DUF1329 domain-containing protein — MNTILHAARLGGMASALLLALSSPAHAQITADQAARLGKDLTPLGGEMAGNADGSIPAYTGGLAQPPAGWSPDQGYIDPFASEKPLFTITAANMAQYKDKITPGMQALLAKYPSYSIPVYPTHRTAMVPAAVADKVKQQAVHVELNGFGVNNLNGSTTPFPIPKNGLEAIWNHNVRYLGGGLQRTYASFPVRGGGDYYALRIEENRVFDTNMDKQSDNRLLNYSARFISPATLAGTVQLVQEPIDQVKEVRSAWIYNVGQRRVRRAPDLAYDNVNDGTEGLRVTDDFDGYNGAPDRYEWKLLGKREMYVPYNDYKLGSKQVKYKDILTANTPNTDLMRYELHRVWVVEGTLRPDAKHVYGKRVMYLDEDSWTVLASDAYDTRGTLWRVGVHPLIQYYDAQVPWYRANIWHDLSNGGYYLAGLANEEQQPWKFGIKGRFVDFQPDALRRMGK, encoded by the coding sequence ATGAACACGATTCTTCATGCCGCGCGCCTGGGCGGCATGGCGTCTGCCTTGCTGCTCGCCCTGAGCAGCCCGGCACATGCCCAGATCACTGCCGATCAAGCCGCCCGCCTGGGCAAGGACCTGACGCCGCTGGGTGGCGAGATGGCCGGCAATGCCGACGGTTCCATTCCCGCGTACACCGGCGGCCTGGCACAACCCCCGGCCGGTTGGAGCCCTGATCAGGGCTACATCGATCCGTTCGCCAGCGAGAAACCGCTGTTCACCATCACGGCCGCGAACATGGCGCAGTACAAGGACAAGATCACCCCGGGCATGCAGGCGTTGCTGGCCAAGTACCCGAGCTATTCGATTCCCGTCTACCCGACGCATCGTACCGCCATGGTGCCGGCAGCGGTCGCCGACAAGGTCAAACAGCAAGCGGTGCACGTCGAGCTCAACGGCTTTGGCGTGAATAACCTGAACGGTTCGACCACGCCTTTCCCGATTCCGAAAAATGGCCTGGAAGCGATCTGGAACCATAACGTGCGCTACCTCGGCGGTGGCTTGCAGCGCACCTATGCGTCCTTCCCGGTGCGCGGCGGGGGTGACTACTACGCCTTGCGCATCGAGGAAAACCGCGTCTTCGACACCAACATGGACAAACAGTCGGACAACCGCCTGCTCAACTACTCGGCGCGCTTTATCTCCCCGGCCACCCTGGCCGGCACCGTGCAACTGGTGCAGGAGCCGATCGACCAGGTCAAGGAAGTGCGTTCGGCGTGGATCTACAACGTCGGCCAGCGCCGCGTGCGCCGTGCCCCGGACCTCGCCTACGACAACGTCAACGACGGCACCGAAGGCCTGCGGGTGACCGATGACTTCGACGGCTATAACGGCGCGCCGGACCGTTACGAGTGGAAATTGCTGGGCAAGCGCGAAATGTATGTGCCCTACAACGACTACAAGCTCGGTTCCAAGCAGGTCAAGTACAAGGACATCCTCACCGCCAATACCCCCAACACCGACTTGATGCGCTATGAACTGCACCGCGTCTGGGTGGTGGAAGGGACGCTGCGCCCGGACGCCAAGCATGTCTACGGCAAGCGCGTGATGTACCTCGACGAGGATTCCTGGACCGTGCTGGCCAGCGATGCCTACGACACCCGTGGCACCTTGTGGCGTGTTGGCGTGCATCCGCTGATCCAGTATTACGACGCGCAAGTGCCGTGGTACCGCGCCAACATCTGGCATGACCTGAGCAACGGCGGTTACTACCTAGCGGGTCTGGCCAACGAAGAGCAGCAACCGTGGAAATTCGGGATCAAAGGGCGCTTCGTCGACTTCCAGCCCGATGCATTGCGTCGCATGGGCAAGTGA